Sequence from the Schaalia sp. 19OD2882 genome:
ATCGCTTCGGGCATGGAGCTGATCGGGACCAGACCGCCCGACAGGACGGACAGGCCCACGAAGACGGGCATCGTCGAGTACTGGGCGCCCTCGACGGTGCTCGTCCAGGAGGACGTCCAGGCGGCCAGTCCGGCAAGGACCACGATTCCTCCGAGCAGCGCCACGACCAGCAGGATCGGGTTGGAAATCTGCGTGACCTGCATGAGGGCAAGGATGGCCGCAGAACCCACCCCGGCCTGGACCAGGGCGACCAGACCCGAGGGAACCACGGCCGCAATGACCGCCTCCCACGGGGTCGCCTCGCCCGTCGACATGCGCTGAAGGACACCTTCTTCACGTCGGGCCACGTAGATGACCGTGAGGTTGTAGTAGACGCCCACGCACAGTGCCCACACGGCAAGTGTCTGGATCATTGCGGAGGCGAAGGCGCTGCCGGTGAGGCTGCCGCCGATCATCTGCGACAGGCCCAGGACCACGACCGGAACCAACAGCAGTGCGGTGGCGACGATCGTCGGATTGCGCAGGTACAGGGTGACTTCGGCTCGGGCGATGGAGGCGATGCGACGCAGGGGGCCCAAGACGCGCCGGGCCGCTCCGGGACTCGACGTGGCGGAGCGTGAGGGATGCTGTGCGTAGACCTCGCGTCTCGCACCCAGGCCAATGGCGCCCGTGGCCGATGTGCGGGAGGGTGCGTGAACGGTTCTGGTCGCGAATGCCGTGGCGCTTGGAGTCGCAGGTGCGGCGGGGGTGGACGGGGTGAAGGTCTGGGGGTTCATCGTGGGCTCCTTCGGTGGCGGAGTGGCTGGAGTCGGGTAGGTGCTGGTCGGCGGCAGGTGTGTTCAGGCGGCCGCGTTCACAGGGTGGTCGACGGGGCTCTCGGTGAGGGCGAGGAATGCTTGTTCGAGAGAGGCACTGCGGGCGTCGAGTCCTTCCAGAACGACTCCACGCCTTGCGGCCAAGCGGAGGAGCTCGCTGAGGGTCACCTGCAGATTCCCTGAGGCCAGGTGGACCCGGCCACGCTCCCACCGCACCCTGTCGACCAGGTTCGGCAGAGCAAGGAGGTCGCCCTCGTCGATGCCCGTCGGCATCCCACCCGTATGCGCTCGAAGCGGTGGAGCCAGGAAGGAGATGCGGGCGGGCTGGGAAGCGACGATTTCCTGCAGGCTTCCCTGGGCGCGGATCCGCCCACCCGCCATGACCAGGACGCGGTCGGAGAGCTCCTCGGCTTCCTCCAGGTAGTGGGTGGTGAGCAGCACGGTGGTTCCCTGGTCGAGCATTGCGCGGACCAGCTCCCACGTGCGGCGGCGTGAGGCCGGGTCCAGGCCGGTGGTCGGCTCGTCGAGGAAGAGGATGTCCGGCCGGCCCAGGGTCGCCATGGCCAGGTCCAGGCGGCGCCTCTCGCCACCGGATAGGGATCGCACGCGCACGCGGGCGCGGTGGGCAAGGTCAACCAGGTCCAGCGCCTCGGCGACAGGACGCGGTGTGGTGAGGGTCCCGGCCCACATGCGCAAGGTTTCGGCCACCGTCAGCGCCCCGGCGAAGCCGGCCTCCTGCAGCATGATGCCGGTTCGTGCGCGAACCAGCTCGCGGTCCTTGAGCGGATCCAGCCCGTCGATGAGGACCTGTCCGGAGGTGGCCGGGGCGATGCCTTCGAGGACTTCGAGCAGGGAGGTCTTGCCGGCGCCGTTGACGCCCAGCAGCGAGACCAGTTCGCCGCGTTCGACGCCGAAGCTCACGCTGTCGACGGCGGTGTAGGCGTCATGTCCCCTGCCGTAGGTGCGGGTGACTTTGTGGACGTCGATGATGGACATGGGATCCTCCTGACTGTGATGGGCCGGTGGGCCCGGGTCGGCGGTTCCGGCCGGGCTGGCGGGGCGGTGAGTTCGGTGGGCGGCGGGTGGACCCGTGTCGTGCGGGCCCTTGCGCGCTGACACCTCAAGTCTTCCGCTGCTTCGGGCCGATCCTCAGTGCGCCTTCACACTGCTTCGGATGGGGTTGTGCATCTCCTGGTGATGACAAACGTCATGCCCGGTGAGCGGGCCACCGCCAAGGACAGAGCGGCGGTCGGCGCATCGGGCCCGCCTTGGGTCCAATGCGCACACAATGAGCCCGCACGCAGCCCCGAACTGTCGACGAAAGCCCCACGATCCCGTGCCCTTCCACGCACCAAGGCTCACGTGAGCGCCAGCATTGTGTGCGAAATGGCGGACGAGTGGAACACCGGGACACCAGCCGGACAAGACGAAGCCCCCCGTCCGGTGGCCGGGGGGCTCTCGCACAGAGTCGGGGTGGCGGGATTTGAACCCACGACCTCTTCGTCCCGAACGAAGCGCGCTACCAAACTGCGCCACACCCCGTGCGACTGTCTGAGTATAGCGATGGGCCAGCACCCTGCCAAAACTCAGGCCCCAGCCCGGCCTGACGCAAATCTCACAGCTGTCGCTGTACCTTGAACAGCGCCTTGGAAAGGCCAGGTTCCGCCCTCGTCGTCAGAGCGGACGCACGTGCAGGATCGACACCTCCGGCCTGGTCGCAATCCGGAAAGGCACGTACGGTGACGTGCCCAAGCCCGCCGAGACATGCAGCAATGTGCACGCATTCACCGTGCACCACTGGTGCAGACCCTTCGCATAGGCGCGCGGCAGGTCGCAATTGGTCACCAACGCCCCGTAGCCGGGCACTCCGAGCTGCCCGCCATGCGTGTGCCCCGCCAGCACCAAGTCGGCGCCGAGCTCGGCGAACCCGTCGAGAACCCGACGGTAGGGGGCGTGGGTGACGCCCAAGCGCAGCACGCCGTCCTGGTCCCACTGGGGCACAGGCGCACCCAAGCGGTCGCGTTCCAGATGCGGGTCGTCCACACCCAAAAGCGCCACACGCACCGCGTTGTGGGCAAGCGGGCCCACCGGAACCTCCAACAGGGCCGAGCGATTCGACAGGTCCTGCCAGCCGGCCTCGCGCAGAGTGTGCACCAAGTCCTTCCATGGCAGTTCGGGCGACATTCCCGTGGAGTGGTCGCGTGAGTCCCTGCGCAGGTAGTCCGACCACGCCTTCCGTCTGGCCGAGTAGTAGTCGTTCGAGCCGAGGACGAAGGCGCCCGGCAGGCCAAGGAAAGGCTCGTGGGCGGCCCGAGCCAGACCCAGCCCCTCGGCCGTGCTCAAGTTGTCGCCGGTGGAGACGACCATGTCGATCCGCTCGGTGGCGGCCACATGTCGCAGGAAGTCGACCAGGAAATCCTGCCCCTGGTACATGTGCAGGTCGGAGATCTGCAGGATCCTCAACTCGCCAATGCCCCTGTGAGCGGGCACGGCAACCTCGTGGCGACGCACGACAGGCATGCGACGCTCCACGGACCCCCACGCCAAACTTGCAGCACCCGCGATCGCCAGTCCGGCGACGGTCACACCCAGTGCGCGGCCGGTGGCGATGAGAGCGCGCGGCGCGAGGGAAGGGCGCGCAGCCAGTTCCTCAAGTCCCAGTGGGAGCATGTGTTCGTCCATCGTGTCCCCTCAGGTGGTGAGCAGGGTGGAAGTGGCCGGCGTGTGCGCCGCACGGGCCCGCCGTCGCAGACGTGCCGGCCGGGAGAGGTCATCGGGTCTGGCGGTTGTTGTTGTTCTGGTTCGTGCGGTTGTTGTTCGCCGGCGGCGACCCGATGTAGGCATCGGGGATCGGGACGAAGTCGGTGCCGGCGAGGGCGCGGCTCATGTACGGTGCCCAGATGTTGCGACCGACGAAGGACTCGCCATAGATCGCGTCGTACCAGGTGCCGTTGATCACCACGTCATTGACCGGAGTGGTCGAGGCATTGGCGTGCCCCACCCAAGCCGAGGTGGACAGCTGCGGCGTGAACCCGGTCAGCCACGTGTTCGAGTTGTAGTCCGTCGTGCCCGACTTGGCGCCGTAGGGGCGTCCGCCTTCCAGAACGGTCTGCGTGTAGTAGCTGTTCACCGCGCGGTTGAGCAGTGTCGCGGTCTTCGCGGCCACGTCGGAGGCGATGATCTGGTTGCACGAGGGCTGGTATTCCTTGAGCGTGTTCTCATCACGGTCGGACACGGTGCGGATCGACTGTGGAGCGCACAGCTTGCCGTCGTTGACGAAGGTGGCGAAGGCGGAGGCCATGTGCAGGGGCGAGGACGAGGCCGATCCGAGGACGTTTGCCGGGTAGGCGGCGATCGGCTGACCGTCCTCGGCGGTGACACCGAAGTCGGCGGCAGTGGTGAAGATCTTGCAGAAGTCGATCCTGGACGCCATGTTGACGTACGCCTGGTTGATCGACATGCCGGTGGCCTGGATGACGTTGTACGTTCCCTGCTTGCCGGCCAGGTCGTTGACGTCGTAGGTGTCGGTGTAGATCGGGCCGCCGTCGCAGGTGAAGGAGCCGTTGCCGTAGACGGTGTTGTTCCGACCGACGGTCTCGTAGGCGCCGTGGCCTTCCTTGAACCATTCGACCAGAGTGAAGACCTTGAAGGTCGAACCGACCTGGAAGTGGCCGTCGGCGGCAAAGTTGGCCATTGTCTGGCCTTCGCCCAGGCCGAAGGTGGTGTTCTGGGCCATGGCGACGATCTGGCCGGTTTGGGGCACCACGGAGACCATGGTCGTGTCCAGCCCGGAGGTGTCGTTGTCGGGAATGGCGTTGACCAGCGATTCGTAGGCGGCCGTCTGCTTCTTCGGGTCGATGGTGGTGCGGATCGTGAGGCCGCCGGTCTTGAGCAGGTGTTCACGGTCGGCTGTGGTTTCCCCGAAGGCCTTGTCATTCATGAACTGCTCGATGGCGAAGGAGCAGAAGTAGGCGTAGATGCTGTTGGCTCCCGAGCACCCTTCTTTGACCAGGCGCGGCTTGAGCATGTCGGCCACGGGAATGGCGACCATCTGGTCGTGCTCCTCGGGGGTGATGAGCTTCTCCTGCTTCATGACACCCAGGACGATGTTGCGGCGCTCTTGGGCGGCCTCGGGGTATTCCAGCGGGTTGTACTCCACTGGGGACTGGACCAGTCCTGCCAGCAGGGCCGACTCGGGGTAGGTGAGTTCGGCAGCGGCCTTGGAGAAGTACGTGCGGGCGGCTGCTTCGACGCCGTAGATCGTGGGGCCGAAGGGGGCGATGTTGAGGTATCCGGTGAGGATGGCGTCCTTGTCCATCCGTTGTTCGAGGGCGAGGGCGTACTTGGCTTCGCGGAGCTTTCGTTGCGGGGTCTGCTCGGTGGCGTACTCGACGAGGTCGGCGTCGCCCTCGAGGTAGCCGCGCTCCTGCATGGCATTTCGCACGAACTGCTGGGTGATGGTCGAGGCGCCCTGGGTGGACGATCCCGCGAGGTTGTTGACGAAGGCGCGTCCCATGCCGGTGGGGTCGATGCCCTTGTGCTCGTAGAAACGCTTGTCCTCGATGGCAACGATCGCCTTCTTCATCGTGTCGTTGATCTTGTCGGAGGGTACGACGATGCGCTGTTTGTCGTAGAAGCGCGCGATGACACGGCCTTCGGCGTCCAGCATGGTGGACTCTTCCGCGGGGCTGACGATCTGGAGTTCGCCGGGCAGGTCCTCGAAGATCGTCGGCAGAGCCCGCGTGGCAGCTGCGGCGGATCCGGTCACGGGGACCATCAGGCCGGCTCCGAGGACTCCGATGAGTCCGGAGACCGAGAAGAACGCGATGAACAGGGCAAGCAACTGGGCTGGGTTCATCAGTCGTGGTTTCCGTTGCGCCATGGATCCAGAATACGTGTCGAGGGCGGGGCCGTCCCACGGGGTTTTGCGACTCTCCTCGCACAGTGGGTGCGCCGAGGGGGCCGGGGTGGTGGTCGTGGGAGTGTGACGAGGGCGCCGCTCGAGGCCGCCTCGAGCGGTGAACACCACTTTGATTCGGTGACCATCTGTGTGTATGGTCACAAGGGAAGGGTCAAAGGCGACCGGATGGAGTGGGTGAATGTTGCAAGTCGACGAGGACCAGAGCTGGGTTGCCCGGGCACTGTGCGCGAATGAGGAGCCGGATGCGCTCTTCGTCCAGGGCGCCGGTCAACGTCAGGTCCGACTCCGGTGCATGCAGTGTGAGGTTCGTTTGGAGTGCTTGGCCGATGCCTTGCAGTCGGAGGCGAATTTCGGTGTGTGGGGGGGACTCACGGAGCGTGAGCGTCGAGCGATGCTGCGCCACTATGCGGACGTGGACGACTGGGGCGAGTGGTTGTCGACATCGGATGACCCGCTTGCGCAGGAGATCCGTTCACCGAAGGTTCCCAGGGTTCTGGCTCACGTGCGCGGCTGATTTCGGCGCCCGGGGCGATCGGGGTGGGGGTCTGTTCGTGGCGGGCGTGGATGGTTAGGATCTGGCCATGACGAAATGGGAGTACGCCACGATTCCGCTGTTGACCCACGCCACGAAGGCGATTCTCGACCAATGGGGCGCTGACGGCTGGGAGTTGGTCCAGGTGGTGCCCGGCCCCACGGGCTCGGAGAACCTGGTCGCCTACCTCAAGCGTCCTCTCGAATCCGCTTGACCCGTCCCGGTCCTGCGTCTGCGGGTCTCGGCCGTCTCGCGCCGAGGCGCGGCCCGTCAGGGGCCGGGATTCGTCCTGAAATCGCTTGACGGACGAATCTCGTGGAGTGACGGACGAATCTCACGAGGGGGCCCGGCCGCATGCGGCCGGGCCCCCTGTGGTGGTGCTGTTCGTCGCTGTGCACCTGTTGTCGGCGAGGCGCCTCAGCGGGCCCTGCGAGCCAGTCGGTCGACGTCCAGCAGGGTGACCGCCCGACCCTCCAGGCGGATCCAGCCGCGTGAGACGAAGTCCGCCAAGGACTTGTTGACGGTCTCGCGCGAAGCCCCGACCAGCTGGGCCAGTTCTTCCTGGGTGAGGTCGTGGGGCACGTGCACACCCTTGTCCGTGGGAGTGCCGAAACGATCGGCCAGGTCCAGCAGGGCCTTGGCCACGCGTCCGGGCACGTCGGAGAAGACGAGGTCGGACAGGGACTCGTTGGTCCTGCGCAGTCTCTGGGCCAGTGCCTTGAGCATGTGCTTGGCCAGATTCGGGTTCGTGTCGAGGATCTCCATGAGGTCCTCGTGCTCCAGGTGCAGCAGCGAAGCCGGTGACACGGCGGTCGCAGTGGTGGAACGGGGCCCCGGATCGAAGAGAGTGAGTTCACCGATGATCTCACCCGGGCCGAGGACGGCAAGCAGGGATTCACGGCCGTCAGCAGAGGTGTGACCCAGCTTCACCTTGCCTTCCGTGACGATGTAGAGGCGGTCGCCGAGGTCGCCCTCGTCGAAAAGGGTCTCGCCGCGGCGCAGCGTCGTCTGACCCATCTTCTGCTGGAGCGAGATCTGCTGGCTCTCGTCCAGGCCGCCGAAAAGGGGCACCTGGCTGATGAAGTTGCCGTCACCGATCATGTGTGAGGTCTCCGTTCTGGTGCGGGCGGACCGTGTTTCCGGTCCGGCTCCATGGAATACCGATTCGTGTCCATGCGCACACCCCACCAAGCGACAGTGCGGTCGTGCGGGTCACACCCATTATGCCCTGAGGGTGCGGAGCGGGTGAACCGACGTGCCGGTCGTGGTGTGGCTTCACTTGGTGTGAGTCGATTGTTCACCTGCCCGGCGCCTTTCGCCGGCGGTGAAGAATGCCTTGGACGGATCCACCCGAGCCACTTCGGCGCGCAGGGACTCTTCGCGGCGGCCCTTGCGCCTCACGTCGTGCGAGAGCATCGCGGCACCCAGGAGAGCCAGTCCCAGCAGGAGAAGGCGACCGGAGTATCCGGACAACTGAAGGTGGTGTGCGAAGTTCGCGGCAAGGGCGTGCCCATCGGCCAGTGAGGAGAACACCCCTTCACCGGCGGTCTTGACGAGATTCGGCAGGGCGACCCACGGCAGACCGACCACCGTGACCAGGGCGCCCGTGACCCACGCGCCCAGCGACGAGCGGGCAGTGAGGATCAGGCAGAAGAGGCACAGGACCACCGTGGCCGTCAGTTCGACCAGCGCCAGGCCGTTGAGGAAACCGGTGGCTGCGGGCCCCTGCGGGTTGAGCGCCATGCGGGCGCCGGCGTCGGCGCCGAGGTACCACGCCAGTGGCAGGAAGAGGAGGAGAAGCAGCGATGCCACATGAGCACCCGTTCGAGAGGCGATCTCCGGGACCACTGTGGACTCTTCGAGAAGGGAGTCGTCCAGGCGCGTGGGTGTGTGGCGGGTGGGGGTCTTTTGTGCCGGTGCGTCGGCGGCATCACCACGAGGGCTCGATCGCCGACGCCATGGGGCGGGCGTGTCCTGTTCCTCGGCCGGGGCGGCGGTGATGAACTCGCGACGCCGGGCGATCTCTTCGTCGCTGGTGGTGGGTTTCGGTGCAGCGGCTGCGGCGGATGCTGCCGCGATTCCCGCAACGGCCCCTGCAAGGGCTGTCGTGCTGCCGGAAGATGCCGCAGCTTCCGTGTCCGCAGGCGCATCGCCTCGATCCGTGTCCTTCGAGGTCGAAGGCGCAGTGGAGGCCGCCAGCGCTTCTGCGGCCGCCAGGGCGGCCGCTTGGCTCTGACGTTCGGCGCGAGTCATCGGGGGGATGCGGGTTGGTCGCGCTGCGGGGGCAGGTGCGGCGAAGGCGGATGTCTCGTCGACCTGCGCCTTGGGGCCGC
This genomic interval carries:
- a CDS encoding WhiB family transcriptional regulator, producing the protein MLQVDEDQSWVARALCANEEPDALFVQGAGQRQVRLRCMQCEVRLECLADALQSEANFGVWGGLTERERRAMLRHYADVDDWGEWLSTSDDPLAQEIRSPKVPRVLAHVRG
- a CDS encoding DUF4177 domain-containing protein translates to MTKWEYATIPLLTHATKAILDQWGADGWELVQVVPGPTGSENLVAYLKRPLESA
- a CDS encoding transglycosylase domain-containing protein, which codes for MAQRKPRLMNPAQLLALFIAFFSVSGLIGVLGAGLMVPVTGSAAAATRALPTIFEDLPGELQIVSPAEESTMLDAEGRVIARFYDKQRIVVPSDKINDTMKKAIVAIEDKRFYEHKGIDPTGMGRAFVNNLAGSSTQGASTITQQFVRNAMQERGYLEGDADLVEYATEQTPQRKLREAKYALALEQRMDKDAILTGYLNIAPFGPTIYGVEAAARTYFSKAAAELTYPESALLAGLVQSPVEYNPLEYPEAAQERRNIVLGVMKQEKLITPEEHDQMVAIPVADMLKPRLVKEGCSGANSIYAYFCSFAIEQFMNDKAFGETTADREHLLKTGGLTIRTTIDPKKQTAAYESLVNAIPDNDTSGLDTTMVSVVPQTGQIVAMAQNTTFGLGEGQTMANFAADGHFQVGSTFKVFTLVEWFKEGHGAYETVGRNNTVYGNGSFTCDGGPIYTDTYDVNDLAGKQGTYNVIQATGMSINQAYVNMASRIDFCKIFTTAADFGVTAEDGQPIAAYPANVLGSASSSPLHMASAFATFVNDGKLCAPQSIRTVSDRDENTLKEYQPSCNQIIASDVAAKTATLLNRAVNSYYTQTVLEGGRPYGAKSGTTDYNSNTWLTGFTPQLSTSAWVGHANASTTPVNDVVINGTWYDAIYGESFVGRNIWAPYMSRALAGTDFVPIPDAYIGSPPANNNRTNQNNNNRQTR
- a CDS encoding ABC transporter ATP-binding protein, translated to MSIIDVHKVTRTYGRGHDAYTAVDSVSFGVERGELVSLLGVNGAGKTSLLEVLEGIAPATSGQVLIDGLDPLKDRELVRARTGIMLQEAGFAGALTVAETLRMWAGTLTTPRPVAEALDLVDLAHRARVRVRSLSGGERRRLDLAMATLGRPDILFLDEPTTGLDPASRRRTWELVRAMLDQGTTVLLTTHYLEEAEELSDRVLVMAGGRIRAQGSLQEIVASQPARISFLAPPLRAHTGGMPTGIDEGDLLALPNLVDRVRWERGRVHLASGNLQVTLSELLRLAARRGVVLEGLDARSASLEQAFLALTESPVDHPVNAAA
- a CDS encoding ABC transporter permease; amino-acid sequence: MNPQTFTPSTPAAPATPSATAFATRTVHAPSRTSATGAIGLGARREVYAQHPSRSATSSPGAARRVLGPLRRIASIARAEVTLYLRNPTIVATALLLVPVVVLGLSQMIGGSLTGSAFASAMIQTLAVWALCVGVYYNLTVIYVARREEGVLQRMSTGEATPWEAVIAAVVPSGLVALVQAGVGSAAILALMQVTQISNPILLVVALLGGIVVLAGLAAWTSSWTSTVEGAQYSTMPVFVGLSVLSGGLVPISSMPEAMRTFSSYSPLWAMSDLIDLGLTGSNLLDTVTDASFAQTWAAAFRPAMVLVCWAIIACVLGSKMRFTRRR
- a CDS encoding Crp/Fnr family transcriptional regulator; translated protein: MIGDGNFISQVPLFGGLDESQQISLQQKMGQTTLRRGETLFDEGDLGDRLYIVTEGKVKLGHTSADGRESLLAVLGPGEIIGELTLFDPGPRSTTATAVSPASLLHLEHEDLMEILDTNPNLAKHMLKALAQRLRRTNESLSDLVFSDVPGRVAKALLDLADRFGTPTDKGVHVPHDLTQEELAQLVGASRETVNKSLADFVSRGWIRLEGRAVTLLDVDRLARRAR
- a CDS encoding metallophosphoesterase — protein: MDEHMLPLGLEELAARPSLAPRALIATGRALGVTVAGLAIAGAASLAWGSVERRMPVVRRHEVAVPAHRGIGELRILQISDLHMYQGQDFLVDFLRHVAATERIDMVVSTGDNLSTAEGLGLARAAHEPFLGLPGAFVLGSNDYYSARRKAWSDYLRRDSRDHSTGMSPELPWKDLVHTLREAGWQDLSNRSALLEVPVGPLAHNAVRVALLGVDDPHLERDRLGAPVPQWDQDGVLRLGVTHAPYRRVLDGFAELGADLVLAGHTHGGQLGVPGYGALVTNCDLPRAYAKGLHQWCTVNACTLLHVSAGLGTSPYVPFRIATRPEVSILHVRPL